One Syntrophorhabdaceae bacterium genomic window, TTGGCCCGTTTTACCTGAACGATTTTGCGAATATCTTTATTAAAGACTGGCGTTTGTGGCTGTTTGCAGACTATGTGTGCGTGAAACTTGCTCCTGTCGTGATCACGCTGTCGTTGATCCGCAGCAGGAAAATGCTGCCGGCAGAGTTTGGGCTCACGACCCAGAGTTTGCCGTCATTTCTCCTTGTCTTTCTGATTGCGGCACTTGTTGGCACGGTTATAGATCAAAATGGGTATCAGTTGATGACAACACTTCCGGGCTACTCGTCTCTTGGCGGCATGCCGGTCATCAGGAGCAATGCCTGGAATTGGATTGACCTGACGTTGGGGCTGCTTCTGGTAGGGATAGTTGAGGAACTCGTTTTTCGCGGTTACATGTATACATTTCTCAGCAGGTTCACGGAGAGTTCGTCTGCAATCGTGGCAATTTCCTCTGTCGCTTTTGGTCTCGCCCACTGGAGCCTGGGTCTGCACGCCGTCCTGATCACTTCGATTATCGGTGCCGTGTTTATGATTGTGTACCTGAAAACACGTGCGCTGCCCCCTATCATGTTAGCGCATTTTGTGATCAACTTCATCGATTTCTCCGGAGTTGTGACAAAATCAATATTCAAATTTGTTTAAGAGGGACACGAAAAAGCGCCGGTTCGTTGTGTATAGAGTCCTATCAATAAATTTATTGAAAAAAATGCCTTATTACAGGAGAATGTACATGGGAAGGGGGAATGATTCAGAAGAGAGTAAAATCAACCGGTATCTCAGAGAAAGTAGTCAGGCTCCTTGAGATCTACTCGATCATAGCACAAAAGAAATTTCCGTCAGTAGGGTACCTCGCGGAACGCTACCGCGTATCCGAGAGGAGCATCTATCGTTACCTCTCCATGATAGGCAGCATTGATCTCATAGGGTATGACAGGGATAGGGAAGGCTACACGTTCATAAACGGCGACCGCCTCAAAAAGCTTATCCTGTCCGATGAAGAACTTATTACGCTCCTGACAGCAGGCGAGGCCGTGTCACATCTCGGGACTACCTTCCAGGAAAGCTTCAAAAGGCTTATCGAACGAATGTTCCTGGTCACGGAGAAAACAGCCAGAAAAGGCAAACTACCCATTATCGTCAAGGTTCCCGATATGGTGCAGGGTGATAAGATCGGTGATTCACTCAAGATCATCTCAAGCTGTATCAGCGAAAGACACCCTGTCCAGATCACGTACAGGGCACACCGTTCAAAGGATATTACCGACAGGAGAGTAGACCCTTACGGTATGGTTTTTTACGAGGGGGTATGGCTCCTTATAGGCTACTGCCACCTGCGGAAAGAGATCAGGAGCTTTGCCCTCGACAGGATCATAAAATGCAGCGAGCAGGATTACTGCTTTATCCCCCGCGTGGATTTTGACCTTGAGGAATATCTTTCCCATAGCTGGGGTGTTATTGACGGCGAAGAGGTGACAGTCGTCGTCAGGTTCAAACAGGATGTCACTGATTATATTGTCAGGAAAGAGAAGTGGCACCCTTCAGAGAAGCGGAAGATACTTCCTGATGGCGGTGTCGAGCTCACATTCACCGTTGCAGGTATCTATGAGATAAAGAAATGGATCTATTCCTGGCTCCCGAATATTGAAGTCATAAAGCCCAAATGGTTCAGGAAAGAGATCCATAAGGAACTCACGCAGGCAACCAAGGACCACAACCAAAACCCGTAACTCCTAATCCGCAACGATTTATTTTAGTCCCTTTTCCCCACTGACATACTGCTGTCATTGACGAGTCCTATACTGTTTCCGAAAGGGGGAACACATGGTGGAAAATGATGAAACTGACCATGGGGAGAAGGTTTTGTGTGACATGAGCTTCATCATCGACGCAGGGTAGCACTCTTCAAGCCTTTCCAACAACTGTAAGACGTAAAAGCCCGGGAGGGGCGAGTAAAAAAGGAGGGTATCATATGGAAACAACCGTAACAAACTACCTGGCAAACCTGGAGCTGCAGGGGATTCAGCAGTTTAAAAATATGGCGGTCTTCCCGGTCTCTATTCCGATGGACGGAAGTCCGCAGTATTTAACACTTAAAGAAGCGCTTGAGAGGAGGCTCCTTGTTATTACCGAAATAAGCCACGGCGGCACGGTGCCTGAACTGATGGCAGCGAACAACGCGGATATCCCCGTCCTTCTCCTCGACGGCGAGGAACTCTCGGGGGCAAAGCAGAACAGGGTCCTCAATACGACGATCCTTCTCAAGGAACATTCGGAAACAATCATCCCTGTGAGCTGTACCGAGCAGGGGAGGTGGTCCTACACATCCCATGAATTCGCGGACTCGGGGATCATAATGGCACAGAAGATCAGGAGAGAGAAGGCGAGAACGGTTACAGATAATCTTAAGTCCGCTCCCCGCGCCTACCGGGCAAATCAGGGACAGGTCTGGGATGATATCGCGAGGATGGAGGTAGATGCCGGTGTCCGTTCGTCTACCGGCGCAATGAAGGATGTCTTCCAGGAAAAAGAAGATGATATGGGCGAATATATGAAGGCATTTCCGCATGTACCCGGCCAAAGAGGGCTGATCGTGTTTGTCAACGGAAGGGTTGCCGGATTCGATATGGTATCCCTCGAATCGGCATATGCCGTACTGCATACGAAACTCATCAAGAGCTATGCCATGGATGCCTACCTGGAGCGGAGGAAGGCTGAAGGAAATTACAAGCCATCCGTAGGAGACGCAAAGGCCTTTCTCGGTGCTGTCCAGGCCTGTAAGGAGGAGCGCTACGAATCCCTGGGGCATGGTTGGGATTACCGCTATGAAGGGCAGTCAATAGTCGGTTCAGCGTTGGTATTCAGCGAGAAGGTTATTCACATGGCGTTCTTCAGTATTGTCGATAGTGAGAGGATAGGCAACATGTCAGGGTTCAGGAGACGGAGAGGATACCGGACGCATTAAAGGGGTGATACCATGAAAAGAAGTATGTTTTTAATCTTATGTGTTTTGTTCTTTGGGGTCGTTGTCTGTGAATTACAAGCCCCGGAGATCACCGAAGCAGATATGAATGGGTACCATTACCATGTCAGGCAGGATGGCAGTATCTGTGACAGCAACGGGGTGATCAGGGGTTGGGTGCTTGGCAACAGGATCTACGATAACCAGTGGGGCCTGATGTACGAGATGAAAGATGGCAAGGTAAAGAAAGTAACGGATGACATGGCGGGATGAGGGAAGGCAATGCGGAACGGATACATATTATTTGGCTACCTCGCAGCGCTCCTGACGACCTTCTCGGGTATTCCCCAGATCATCCGTGTCGTGAAGCTAAAGGAGTCCAGGGACATATCCCTGTGGACCGCGTCCTTGCTGTCCGCAGGGGTCCTCTTCTGGCTCATCCACGGTCTCATAATACGGGATGTGCCGCTGACCATATCGAGCGGGCTATCGCTCCTCTTCTCAACGATAACG contains:
- a CDS encoding CPBP family intramembrane metalloprotease, with the protein product MSKSFEIIEQRGTTGLYILVLVLLIGPFYLNDFANIFIKDWRLWLFADYVCVKLAPVVITLSLIRSRKMLPAEFGLTTQSLPSFLLVFLIAALVGTVIDQNGYQLMTTLPGYSSLGGMPVIRSNAWNWIDLTLGLLLVGIVEELVFRGYMYTFLSRFTESSSAIVAISSVAFGLAHWSLGLHAVLITSIIGAVFMIVYLKTRALPPIMLAHFVINFIDFSGVVTKSIFKFV
- a CDS encoding SemiSWEET family transporter, which codes for MRNGYILFGYLAALLTTFSGIPQIIRVVKLKESRDISLWTASLLSAGVLFWLIHGLIIRDVPLTISSGLSLLFSTITICVILKYR
- a CDS encoding WYL domain-containing protein — its product is MIQKRVKSTGISEKVVRLLEIYSIIAQKKFPSVGYLAERYRVSERSIYRYLSMIGSIDLIGYDRDREGYTFINGDRLKKLILSDEELITLLTAGEAVSHLGTTFQESFKRLIERMFLVTEKTARKGKLPIIVKVPDMVQGDKIGDSLKIISSCISERHPVQITYRAHRSKDITDRRVDPYGMVFYEGVWLLIGYCHLRKEIRSFALDRIIKCSEQDYCFIPRVDFDLEEYLSHSWGVIDGEEVTVVVRFKQDVTDYIVRKEKWHPSEKRKILPDGGVELTFTVAGIYEIKKWIYSWLPNIEVIKPKWFRKEIHKELTQATKDHNQNP